From the Geotrypetes seraphini chromosome 8, aGeoSer1.1, whole genome shotgun sequence genome, the window TTCTCTTAAGAGTTGTTAAAAATATCTTCTGGAGGTGGAAAAGGTCTTGGTGGCTTTGCTTCCTCTTATTTCAAAGATATATTATTTAATGTAGCCTAAGAAAAGGGGCACTGTTGAGCAACCTTTTGATAGCCATGAACTGACTTGTTTCTTTGAAGTTTCTGGTGAAGAGACAATTATTCCCTCTAAATTGTTTATATAGTTGGTTTGGGAATCAGACTGCCTTTTGAAAGTGTTTAAAAGTGTATTACTTCGAGTTTTTGGGTTGCAAGATTAGTTTTATTCCTGATGTATCTTGTGAAACACAGAAGACGCAGAGGCAGATTTTGCTTTTGAAACCAAAGTATTAATGTTTTTTGTAAGGGTATGGTGGATTATGAAGgtattagatatatatttttttaaccttcTTGGTTTTCGATGTTCATCACTAAGACTGTGATAACATCTACTAGGTCCTCTGTTTTTTAGTAGTCCCTGGTTCCCTGAAGTAAATGACAGCAAAATAAAACTCTcacagttcatccagtctgcccaacaaggtggtcAGAGCTGCATCTGCCACTTTGGGCAGGTCCccagtcacccatgtttaaatgctgtTTGTGAAGTCACACCATGCCAACCATATaagcagccaaacatgatggggatgatatgTGGTAATAATAGAGACtaacagtacataagaacataagaattgtcgctgctgggtcagaccagcggtccatcgcgcccagcagtccgctcacactgcggcccctaggtcaaaagacctgtgccctaaccgagaccagccctacctgcgttcgttctggttcagcaagaacttgtccaaccttgtcttgaatccctggagggtgttttcccctataacagactccggaagagcattccagctctccaccactctctgggtgaagaagaacttccttacgtttgtactgaatctatccccttttaactttagagagtgccctcttgccctctctaccttggagagggtgaacaacctgtctttatctactgaatctaatcccttcattatcttgaatgtttcgatcatgtcccctctcaatctcctcttttcaagggagaataggcccagcttctctaatctctcactgtacggcagctcctccaaccccttaaccattttagttgctcttctctggacccttttgagtagtgccatgtccttcttcatgtacggcgaccagtgctggatgcagtattccaggtgagggcgtacagcggcatgataaccttctctgatctgttcttgattcccttcttaatcattcctagcattctgtttgccctttttgccgccgccgcacattgtgcagacggcttcattgacttgtcgaccagtactcccaaatccctttcctgagaggtctctccaagtaccgccccggacatcctgtattcatgcatgggatttttgataccaacatgcattactttacacttatccacgttgaacctcatttgccatgttgctgcccatttctcgagcatggttatgtcgtgttgcaaatcttcacagtccccctgcgtcttcactactctgaataacttcgtatcgcccgcaaatttaatcacctcactcattgcacctatttccagatcatttatgaatatgttgaagagcacaggtccaagcaccaagccctgcggcaccccactggtgatattcttccagtccgagtattgtccatttacccccactctctgtttcctatccgctagccagtttctaatccaaggCCAGTTTCtaattccatggctctcaattttccgaagaagtcgttcatgcagaaccttgtcaaacgccttctgaaaatccagatatataatgtcgatcgggtcacccttgtctatctgcctgttgactccctcgaagaagtgcagcaggttcgtcaagcaagatcgtcctttgctgaagccgtgctgactggtcctcatcagattgtgtccgtcaaggtgatcaatgatgcggtcttttatcagcgcctctaccatctttcccggtaccgaggtcagactcaccagtttgtagtttcccggatctccccttgaacctttttttaatattggcataacattcgccaccttccagtcttccggaatctttcccgatttgatcgacagattggctattaattgaagtagttcagctattgtacctttcagttccttaatgaccctcggatggatgccatccggtcccggggatttgtcgctcttaagcctatcaatctgcctgcatacttcttctagactgaccgtcaaccttgtcagtttcccgtcttcagcTCCAGCATATAGTCTGTTGGGTTCCGGTAttttgtgtatatcctctttggtaaacacagacgcaaaaaatgtgttcagtctatcggcgatggctttgtcctcctttagcactccctttattccatcattatccaacggtcccaccgcttcctttgcgggtcgtttccccttaatatatcgaaagaatggcttgaagttttttgcctccttggctattttttcctcgtagtcttttttggccccttttactgctttatggcacctgcgttgatgctgtttgtgctttttccagttttcgttcgtttttgaccttttccattccttaaatgaagtcttcttggatcccttattgatacgcggtatatatcgattttgcgcctcggtgattgtgcctttaaaaagggaccatgcctgctctagcGTTTTAACAGcacttatcctcttcttgatcttccccaccatgagtctcatcccttcgtaattcccttttcggaagttaagTGCCTTGGCcgttgttctggatcgatgttttgccttcccctccccactgaGCTGCACAGTACTTCCACTCAcagtatgtgacaataaaatgatctaACACACTGGAGGTGCTGAACATTCACCTTTCTCTTGCCATTTGAGGGACACAGgccatagaagtctgtctggcatcagCCTCAGTTTCCCCATGCTGGATTTGGCTAATCTGCTTTCAGATTCTTGCCATTTGCAGGTGTGGGGTATAGTTCCTTAATTTCCTCTTGTTAAATTTCTGCAATATACGATAGCCTCCACATTTTTTTGTCTGGCTTCCAAGATTTGTGGACTAATCTAAGAaggctaagggccccttttacaatgcTACGGTAGcaacaggaattgaatgggctttggtgccttTACCATGGCAGTGTcattaccatggctttgtaaaaggggccttaagtTTTAGTTTCATTTCTACTTTCTTCAGAGTGAATGTTACGTTTCTCTTTGTGCTTGCTTATTGTAATTAACTTgaaagtttaattaaaaaaacaaaaccacaaaacagACTAAAGAGATAAACCCATGCCATTATGGAGTTGTATCAAGTGTTGGAGGATGAATGCTTTCAAAACTTTATGCTTTGCTGGTCTGTCCCATTTTAGGGCCTGATGGGGACATCTCATACAGGAATTAAGAGAAGAGTAGGTATGGGGAGAGGTTCTTAGAGCTGTTGCCAAGCTGCCACTTTCAGCATTTATAGTGGAGAATGGCTATAAAATTCTGTATAATTTTTGTATTTAAAGACCAGCAAGTTTGTGCCTTTTGTCAGATTTGGGCATCCTTTATGGAATGGATAAGGAAGTAATAGAATGTTGAGTGATTTGCTTATACATGGAACAGGTGAAAAAGGGATGAGGCaaaagaaaggaagggggaatGTGAGGAGGGGGATAGGTTACTATTTGCCCGGGGACATGcaaaaaaggaggcaaaatgaATGACAAACTATATCTTCTGTTATATAGACATAGGAGTCTTTATAGGTGAATATCCTCTGGTTACAAACTGTTACAGAAGGATATCAGTCAcatctttcagcagctcctccttcaccagtagagtatagtgccctctataatttttccttctgcagGCGAACTGAAAAGCTCTTCTGATCTGCTCTATTcagttttgagtatttttttaaTCCATTTCAGGAAGCTTTGGTGCCTAGAGTTCCCCAATTTGGGGCAGCTCTACCTGGGAGAGGATGCAGATTTCACATGGGCAATCTGCTGCTCGCAGGGCAACCCCCAGGTATATCTGTTGAGCTAGACTGCTTGGTGTAGTTTGGAAGCTCAGGGACCGTTTCCCTAAGAGCTAGCTTATCTTCTGATTTTTCAGagacttgagcacaggctgtggggCCCCTGTGTGAGTCCCTTTGGGCTTCAGGGAGCTAGTTACATTTTTCACTCCCCTCATCATGGTACTAGGATCTGAGGAGGTTGATGTCTCAGTTTGGTCCGGTCCAAATGGCAGACCAAAAATCTCCAGTTTTGGATCCATTCTGAAAAGGATTTGAGACGGAAAACCTTCTCCCATCAGTCAGGCTGCAGGAAAATTGACATGACAGGCACATCACAGTGAGTAcagcccattattccctatggggggggggtgtcaaaatttTCATTTTTGAGGGTTTCTGGAACCAGAATAAGGGTCTTCCTCTTCCAAAACACCTTTCCTTGAATTTTTTAAACTTCAGGGGGTCTCCCACGGAACGTTTTTGACACAAAATtactggtggcagccatcttggattttaagtgACCTTTTTTCTAATACCTCCATCTGCTTCAAAGCCCCTCAATTTGGCTCAAAATCAATTGGGATGGACTCGTTAGGCTGTTCTACCCCCATATCATACCAGTCTTGTGCTGTATAGTCGGCCAAGGAGCGTCTATGTACTGCATTCCATAGGGCACACAAGGGAGGGGCAGGTGCCTTGAACTTAGCCTCCAAGTCCTCTGGGATTGGGGGAACCACAGGAGGTCCGTGTGGCAGCAAAGAAATCCCTCCTGGAGCCCTTAAACAGCAAGTCCATGAAACACAAGTGCATAGAAGCGGTGGAGTCTAAGATCCTGTAGAGCAGTAtttctcaagtcagtcctggagtacccccttgccagtaaggttttcagaatatccacaatgaatatgcatgaaaaagatttTCATACATTGGAggtaatgtatgcaaatcaatctcatgcatattcattgtggatatcctgaaaacctgactggcaagggggtactccaggactgacttgagaaacactgctgtagaggtCCATGGAGCCTTCTGTTCCGGGGTTTACCTTGGATTTTATTAATCTCTTGTGGAAACCTATTTAACAGGGCAGGATGCTCTGCGCTGCCTGTGAGTGCACTGGCCTTGGACTGGGGAGAGATTACACTCCAGGAGACCTCCCCACCACTAAGGAACCTGATGCCCAGCCTGAGTGACCAGGCAGATCAGGACAGGGAGGGACTCCATGCCTTTACTGTCCCAAAGTGCACTTTCTTGCCTGGAAGACTCGTGTTCCCTTTCAGGGACTGGAGGTCAGGAGGTAATAGTCCTGCTTGACCAGGGGAGATGATCCCTCATTGCAGTGCAGagaaaaggccctgccagggcagaccggaagcagcctgtttaccggCACTTCTTCTGCTCACCAGCTACTGCTTCaggtgagagagggagggagggagatggggttgtcagactggctctgctgctttagggaacggagggagggagggggggcattGTCAGACCGGCTCTGTTGCTTCAgggaacagagggagggagaaggggagggggtcagaccggctctgctgctttggggactggagggaggaagaggggactgGCTTTGCTACtttgaggaagggaggggggtgtcagactggctctgctgcttcagggaacagagggagggagggttgtcaggaccagctctgctgcttctggtgtgggaaggagggagggagtggaggaagaaggggggagagaaagtgaccaagaaagaagggaagaacacatgctggacctacaagtgaggGTGGGGGGATTATAGAGTAAAGtgagaagggagacaaaactattttacaATAACAAGCAACCAGTAACTACAGTTATttagcatccaccaatccccatgggtgccagataactgagagtctactgtactccACTGATGAagaaggagctgaaagatgtgattgacatcctttTGCAACAGTTTGTGACCAGAGGATATTCACGTAGAAAATGAACTCCTAtgtatattaacagaaagaagattatccaggtaagaacctaataatcTTCCTAAGGTTTAAAGTGTAAAAGTTTCATCTGTTTCTCAATAAACATTAAATAGCTGTTTAATTCTTTTTATAAAACATTACTTTCCTTTCTAAATGATTTACATTGTATAGCCTTAGTGCTAGCAGCTTAGTGGTAGCTAAGTGCCATGGCTTTGCCGAACAGTAATCTAGTAGGTTGGACGTTGCTATATTAGGGGCGTAGTTATAAACCAAGGCTACAGTTAAGACATGTATTTTACCAGTAACTTGTGCTGTTTTAGCATAggtcctattttatgcaatgagacctagttattaATAACGAGTTAACAACAAattaacacatcttaatggttgATACCTATGTCTTACTGATTTTGACAGTTCAGGTTATTATAATTCTGTGTGTGGTAGAGGGGGTGGGACTGAATATTGTATTAAATTTTCTTATATATGAGCAACAAAAAGCTGAATGGATCATCTTGGTCCCTTATCCTGAGTTAGACTGTGCTCTTATTCTTAGGCTAGTTTAATATTAGACTTGATGATCTGATTTTTATGGCTAACCAGGAAATGTTggatgtaccatatttttcgctccataagatgcacctgaccataagacgcaccctagattccCCTTTACTTTTTGCTTTGTATCTAGAACCCTTAGCTTGTTATAATCGGGAACTGGGGACAGTTAGGGGAATTcacttgggagggagggaacataAATTAGCgctatttgcggatgatattctttTTTATGTGAAAGATCCGGAGGTTACTTTTCCTGAGCTCCTTGAGGTGTTTAGGAAATTTAGAGGTTTATCCGGCTTTACAATCAACATGGACAAGTCCGAGTTTTTGAATATTTccttggaggagggggaggcacAGTGGTTGGTTGATACCTTCCCGGTGCGGCGAGCAGGGGGTCATCTTCGTTATTTAGGTATTCTGATTCCAACTGATTTATCGCGTATTTATGACCTTAATTATTCTAGGATAGTACACTTAGTACGGATGGATATGCAGACTTGGAAGGGGCTgtggttgtcctggtggggacgTATTGCAGTTATCAAAATGAATATCTTACCccgtttattatttttatttcaaacacTCCCCATTGATGTGCATAAGCGACTTTTGAAGGTATTGCATAAGGAATTTAGCTTTTTTATTTGGCAGGGGAAACACCCCCGGTTGAGTCAACAGGTGCTTTGGTCTGCTCGGGAGGACGGGGGTAGGGCAATGCCAAATTTGTACTGGTATTATGAAGCGGCACAGCTTTGCTTTATTCTGGATTGGAGGATAGCGGTATTTAAGCCCGGGGTTCAAATAGAGCAAAGCTATGTTCCTCATTGTGCTCTGGATACTTGGTTGTGGACCTCTTTGTCGGTTTCAGAGCGATTGCAGGGACAAAGGAATCCATTTTTTTGTCATCTGGTATGGGTTTGGGGATCTCTGTGTCAAAAGGAGAGGGGCGGTAGAGGAGTTTCTACTCTTGCTCCTATTAAGGGGGAACCGCAGTTTCTTGCAGGAATGGACAGGGGGGCTTTTCGGAGATGGGAATCCCAGGGTGTCATATTTCGGGATGTACTTATTGGGGGATTCTTGCCTACTTTTGATGCGCTAGTGGCTAAGAAGCCAGGGTTGGGGGGTGAATTTTTCGCATATAAGCAGTTGTGGCATTTTATGATTTCGGTTGGTTGGGATAAGGGGAATCCTCAGGGATCTGAACATTTGGAAATTTTATGGGTCTTATTGAGTAGAGTGCCGAGACCGATTTCCATTCTCTATAAATTTTTGCGAGGTAGGGAGGCGATTTCTCTTTCTTTCCGGCTACATTGGGAACGGGACCTTCGCCTTCAATTTTCTGCAGACGATTGGTCCCGTATTTGTGCTGAGGTGCAGAGAGCATCTCATTATATATTAGTCCaagaaaatgcttataaaatttTAACACGCTGGTATTATACTCCTGAACGGTTACATATTATGTACCCTCTGGTTCCTGATTCTTGCTGGAGATGTGGTAAGGGTCCTGGCTCTTTTTTGCATATGTGGTGGGagtgtggggtgattcagaaatTTTGGGTGTTTGTTACTCGCTCTTTGACATTGTGGATCCAGGATCCGATACAGCTTTTACCTCAGGTGTGTCTGCTCGGGTTGCATAATGTTAAAGATGCTCCTTGGCAGACAAAACTGGTTCGAATGGGATTGGCAGCGGCCAAATGTTTGATAGCACAGTATTGGAAAAAGCTTATTGCTCCACCAGAGGAGGAGTGGTTGGAAAAATTACGAAAACTTGCCCAGATGGAATGCTTAGCTGCTAAGCACTATGGTTATTATGAACATCAGAAGCGGACTTGGGACAAAATATTTCATTGCATTTGATCCTTTCTTTCTGTTAAGTGGGAggttgggtttgggggggaggaatgCTTAGCTGCTAAGCACTATGGTTATTATGAACATCAGAAGCGGACTTGGGACAAAATATTTCATTGCATTTGATCCTTTCTTTCTGTTAAGTGGGaggttgggtttggggggggaggggcggggtggTTATTTGGGAGTCTCTTTGAAGGAACAACAATGGGACTTCCACATAGTGTTTCTTTTGTTGGtgtattcttttgtttttattttatcatGTGATGGGTTGTGGGACTGGGGTATAATAGCGAAGTGTTTAATCTGTATGCTATATTGAGTGGATGTAGTATTCCAGAGTGGTGTACTTGTGGtgattatattgtttttgtattcattataaaattctaataaaaattgaaaaattaaaaaaaaaaagacacaccctagatttagaggaggaaaacgagACAGataatattctgaaccaaattctccctgccaggctctgcacccaatcccacactccttgccaagctctgcaccctgtccacccttcctgccaggctgtgtaccctgtcccccctctggtggtctagtggtaggctggacagggcaggcaggcttagtggctggcaggcaggtagggacagggcacgcaggcaggcaggcctcccccgtCCCAGGCAGCCCCCTCTCCCAGGCCTCCCTGCAAGCAGGCCCagtctctccatgctcccttccTATTTTTAATTCGGCAGGGCATGCAGGCCTCGGTCCCTCCCCTGTACCTATTTTTAATTCGGCAGGACAGGGCAGGCCCCCGGCCCCCCCATtaccttttttatcattctgGCACCctcccattctggacccggctgccTGGTCTCTGTGAGTAGTTATGGCTGACGCGGCTGCCTCTGAGttctcttctttctccttgcgGAAGAGCGGCGCACAAAACTGCCTGCCCGGTCCTGCGCCGCTTCCCGTGAGAACTCGGTTCTCGTGGGAAGCGGTACAGAACcgggcaggcagccttgtgcgctgCTCTTCCGCAAGGGAAAAGAACAGGATTCGGAGGCAGCCATGTCAGCCGTCACTGCTCGTGGGGACCAGGCAAGCAtcgcgtccagcgagggagggtgtcagaatgattaaaaaggtaaccagggggagggggggttgggtatttgctccataagacacacccttatttaaaaagtacatcttatggagcgaaaaatacggtataactTACCAAGTGCTGGTACAAACTGATTGTCTTAATGTTACTTGATTACTTAAATCTGGGCTTTGGTTTTGCTGCTGGAAACAATGCGTTCTAcaagatgccttcctgcccattgGTCTGGGTGACATGCCAATGTAGCTGATATGGATATACAAAAATACCTcatacaaaatttttttctctctAGATTATTTATGTAAACCAGAAGATAATATTTACAACATAGATTTCACTCGTTTCAAGATTCGAGACCTGGAAACTGGCATGGTGCTTTTTGAGATTGCTAAGCCTTCAACTTCAGGTACATTTGTAGGCTCTGAGGCCAGAAAGCACTGCTCAgccacagttctaacttggttTGTTTAGATCCCTAAACCCTTTCTTATTTTGTTTGCATATATTCTTCTGTTTCAGaccaagaggaggaggaggaggagacagcAAGTGGAGAACTTGACACCAGTGCAGGCCGCTTTGTTCGCTATCAGTTCACACCAACTTTTCTCCGACTTCGCACAGTGGGAGCCACGTGAGTTATCCTAAGAATGCCACAATCTAAATCTGTGTGCATTATGGGGAACATGTGACCTATACTTGAGGACACTAAGTAGAATAACCAGATATCAGTCTGCCCTTCAGACCCAATTGAATCATCTTGTCCTGGAACAGCAATTTATTCATTATTCTTATTTGTGAGTTATAATATGGGGGTGCATTATCTACTCATGCTTCTTGATAAAAAGTGGCAGCCATATGGATTGTTGTGGGGGCACTAGTCTCATGAAGTATTTGTACTGAATTTTTGCACACAGAGTGGAGTTCACAGTGGGTGACAGGCCAGTGCCAAGTTTTCGTATGATTGAGAGACATTACTTCCGGGACCATGTCCTAAAAAGCTTTGATTTTGACTTTGGCTTCTGCATCCCTAACAGTAGGAACACATGTGAACACATCTATGAGTTTCCCCAGCTCTCTGAGGACCTGAGTAAGTACCTCCTATCCCTCAAATTTTCTCTGAGTACTTTGGTATACAGTGCtgccccggtcattcgcagtcggcgATTCGTGGtcacagtcattcgcggtatattccgaccgcgaatgaccgatCAGGAGAGGggagccggagtgccggcgagtgaagcagctcctgattggtgagacccgactttagtgcaggaagaggcggtcggagcataccgcaagtgatttccttcactcgccggcactctg encodes:
- the UNC119B gene encoding protein unc-119 homolog B; this translates as MSGPKPKASQALPAKDDKKKPGGSVLRRLKSRRNPAGEGGGSVPDHRRRAQLTEQELLTLDSLSPEHVLGLVRVTENYLCKPEDNIYNIDFTRFKIRDLETGMVLFEIAKPSTSDQEEEEEETASGELDTSAGRFVRYQFTPTFLRLRTVGATVEFTVGDRPVPSFRMIERHYFRDHVLKSFDFDFGFCIPNSRNTCEHIYEFPQLSEDLIRQMVENPYETRSDSFYFVDNKLIMHNKADYAYNGGQ